One stretch of Siphonobacter curvatus DNA includes these proteins:
- a CDS encoding DMT family transporter, producing the protein MQSSTAEPIQKNNQRYQPSAVVLMLLASLLFAIMTLTAKQLSTRFNAVELVFFRNLVGATFILISLQRRPMQQPGGKPFLLIFRGVVGTASLYMLFYSVRTLTLGTASAYQYTYPIFLSILSFLFFGEKLNRREWAAIGLGFVGILFIFRPDVTMPLRWHLIGLSCALLTAISYLSIRGLNRYYDTRAIVLSFMLSGLILPAISMILGEYWPEAESLWLGRFVWPQGWEWLVLLGMGVAALAAQLAMTRSLGMDKAGRVSAVGYSNIVFSLLLGLLLGDALPSLPVLLGITLVISSGVLIAWRKRTSATAK; encoded by the coding sequence ATGCAATCATCTACGGCCGAACCGATTCAAAAAAATAATCAACGCTATCAACCTTCAGCGGTTGTATTGATGCTACTGGCTTCCCTGCTGTTTGCGATTATGACGCTGACCGCCAAGCAGCTCAGTACCCGTTTCAATGCCGTAGAACTGGTATTTTTCCGGAACCTGGTAGGGGCTACCTTTATTTTAATCAGCCTCCAACGCCGTCCCATGCAACAGCCGGGCGGCAAACCCTTCCTGCTCATTTTTCGGGGCGTAGTGGGGACGGCTTCTCTTTACATGCTTTTTTATTCGGTACGAACGCTAACGCTTGGTACCGCTTCGGCTTATCAGTATACGTACCCTATTTTTCTAAGTATTCTTTCCTTTCTGTTTTTTGGCGAAAAACTCAACCGTCGGGAGTGGGCGGCGATTGGACTGGGCTTTGTGGGAATTCTCTTCATTTTTCGTCCAGACGTAACCATGCCCCTTCGCTGGCACCTGATTGGGCTAAGCTGTGCATTACTAACGGCCATTTCTTACCTGTCCATTCGAGGACTTAACCGCTATTATGATACGCGGGCCATTGTTCTTTCCTTTATGCTATCGGGTCTGATCTTACCGGCTATATCCATGATACTGGGTGAATATTGGCCTGAGGCAGAAAGTTTGTGGTTGGGTCGGTTCGTATGGCCGCAGGGCTGGGAGTGGCTCGTCTTACTTGGAATGGGGGTGGCGGCTCTGGCGGCTCAACTCGCCATGACGCGTTCCTTAGGCATGGACAAAGCAGGTCGGGTATCGGCAGTTGGTTATTCAAATATTGTCTTTTCCCTACTGCTGGGGTTATTACTAGGGGACGCTCTGCCCTCCCTGCCTGTACTGCTCGGAATCACGTTGGTCATTAGCAGTGGGGTGCTCATTGCCTGGAGGAAACGAACGTCTGCAACCGCTAAATAA
- a CDS encoding ferritin-like domain-containing protein, which produces METTVTNDKLVDVLNDLVRINNDRIAGYEKAVNEAELEDVDLKALFNRFADESRTYRDELSREIVSLGGTPTDETTTSGKFYRVWMDIKAAFSGKDRKAILENCEFGEDAAQEAYQTALESDATMTTDVRQLISTQKSKLKESHDAVKKYRDLHASLS; this is translated from the coding sequence ATGGAAACTACAGTAACGAACGACAAATTAGTAGATGTACTTAATGATTTAGTGCGTATTAATAACGACCGGATCGCTGGATACGAAAAAGCAGTAAACGAAGCTGAACTCGAAGACGTAGATCTGAAAGCTTTGTTCAATCGTTTTGCCGATGAAAGCCGTACGTACCGGGATGAGCTGAGCCGCGAAATTGTTAGTCTGGGAGGTACGCCTACCGACGAAACGACAACTTCTGGTAAATTCTACCGCGTGTGGATGGACATCAAAGCTGCCTTCTCTGGTAAAGATCGGAAAGCCATTCTCGAAAACTGTGAGTTTGGTGAAGACGCCGCACAGGAGGCCTATCAAACGGCTCTGGAATCAGATGCTACGATGACCACGGATGTGCGTCAATTGATCAGTACACAAAAATCAAAACTGAAGGAGTCGCATGATGCGGTGAAAAAGTACCGTGACCTGCATGCTTCTTTGAGCTAA
- the glmS gene encoding glutamine--fructose-6-phosphate transaminase (isomerizing): MCGIVAYIGHREAYPLIIKGLKRLEYRGYDSAGVALLTDTGLNVYKKKGKVSDLEQSLGEEQLSSHIGIGHTRWATHGEPNDRNAHPHYSHTQKLAIIHNGIIENYGAIKLNLQNKGYAFHSDTDSEVFVNFIEDIQKETYCSLEEAVRLAMQEVVGAYAIVLINREEPGTLIAARKGSPLVIGVGEGEYFFASDATPIIEYTNEVIYLDDFQIAVVREGELTVKNIENIVLSPYIQHIELELEAIEKGGYEHFMLKEIFEQPRSVKDCFRGRVNADEGHLVLGGLREYLDDIAKSQRIVIVACGTSWHAGLVAEYVFEELARIPVEVEYASEFRYRNPIIKEGDVVIAISQSGETMDTLAAIELAKSKGAIILGVCNAVGSSIPRTTHAGAYTHAGPEIGVASTKAFTAQVSVLTLMAIAVARRKGILHEDTFRRFLFELERIPEKIEKVLKNAEKIKEISALFSEARNFIYLGRGLNFPVALEGALKLKEISYIHAEGYPAAEMKHGPIALIDEDMPVVFIATRDQSYEKIVSNIQEVKARKGKVIAVVTEGDKLIPTMADHVIEIPITHEVLTPLLSVIPLQLLSYHIAVMRGCNVDQPRNLAKSVTVE, from the coding sequence ATGTGCGGAATCGTAGCATACATTGGGCATCGCGAAGCCTATCCCCTCATCATTAAAGGCCTAAAGAGACTGGAATACCGGGGCTATGACTCGGCTGGGGTAGCTCTGCTCACCGATACGGGCCTGAATGTATATAAGAAAAAAGGAAAGGTATCCGATCTGGAACAGTCACTGGGCGAAGAACAGCTCAGTAGCCATATTGGCATTGGGCATACGCGTTGGGCTACCCACGGCGAACCGAACGATCGAAACGCCCACCCGCATTATTCACACACGCAAAAGCTAGCGATAATTCACAATGGCATCATTGAGAACTATGGAGCTATAAAACTTAATCTTCAAAACAAAGGCTACGCGTTCCATTCGGATACCGACTCGGAAGTATTTGTCAACTTCATTGAAGATATACAGAAAGAAACCTATTGCTCACTCGAAGAAGCGGTCCGGCTGGCCATGCAGGAAGTAGTAGGAGCCTATGCCATCGTTTTGATTAACCGAGAAGAACCCGGTACACTGATTGCCGCTCGTAAAGGTTCACCACTGGTCATTGGGGTAGGGGAAGGCGAGTATTTCTTTGCTTCGGACGCAACGCCCATTATCGAGTATACCAACGAAGTAATTTACCTGGATGATTTTCAGATTGCGGTAGTACGCGAGGGTGAACTGACCGTTAAGAATATCGAGAATATCGTTTTATCGCCTTACATCCAGCACATTGAGCTTGAGTTGGAAGCAATCGAAAAAGGCGGTTATGAGCACTTCATGCTCAAAGAAATTTTCGAACAGCCCCGCTCCGTGAAGGATTGCTTCCGGGGCCGGGTCAATGCTGATGAAGGTCATTTGGTTCTTGGAGGCCTGCGGGAGTATTTGGACGATATTGCCAAGTCGCAGCGAATTGTCATTGTGGCCTGCGGTACCTCCTGGCACGCGGGACTGGTCGCTGAATATGTTTTTGAAGAACTAGCCCGTATTCCCGTCGAGGTGGAGTACGCGTCTGAATTCCGTTACCGAAACCCCATCATTAAGGAAGGCGATGTTGTCATTGCCATTTCGCAGTCGGGCGAAACGATGGATACGTTGGCGGCTATCGAACTGGCTAAATCCAAAGGGGCCATCATTCTGGGCGTTTGTAATGCCGTGGGATCCTCCATTCCCCGAACTACTCACGCAGGGGCATACACCCACGCCGGTCCCGAAATTGGCGTGGCTTCGACGAAAGCATTCACCGCTCAGGTTTCTGTCCTCACGCTGATGGCCATCGCGGTGGCTCGCCGGAAAGGCATTCTGCACGAAGATACCTTCCGCCGCTTCCTCTTTGAGCTCGAACGCATCCCCGAAAAAATAGAAAAGGTGTTGAAGAACGCCGAAAAGATCAAGGAGATTTCGGCCTTGTTTAGCGAGGCCCGTAACTTCATTTACCTGGGCCGGGGCCTCAATTTCCCCGTAGCTCTGGAAGGAGCCCTGAAACTCAAAGAAATTAGCTATATCCACGCTGAGGGCTATCCGGCAGCGGAAATGAAACACGGCCCAATCGCCCTGATTGACGAAGATATGCCCGTCGTGTTCATCGCCACGCGAGATCAATCATACGAGAAAATTGTTTCGAATATTCAGGAAGTAAAGGCCCGGAAAGGTAAGGTGATTGCGGTCGTGACGGAAGGTGATAAACTGATTCCAACCATGGCGGACCATGTCATCGAAATTCCGATTACGCACGAAGTTCTAACGCCGCTTTTGTCCGTGATTCCCCTGCAGTTGTTGTCGTATCACATTGCCGTCATGCGGGGTTGTAATGTGGACCAGCCCCGTAACCTGGCGAAATCGGTTACCGTAGAATAA
- a CDS encoding AI-2E family transporter yields MPASDRPFYHRASHSLIIISLVTLGIYIGQEIIVPLALGGLLAILLRPVEAWFMRRGVHKVIAICLTLALAVIVLSGVAVFISIQISNFSDDLPKLQDNINDFYRTARRWVRQEYNVSYTKQAQYIKQAQQKTLENLQGGTGALAAISGPLGTLALIPIYVFLLLYYRAMLLKFLVSLFMEEHAGRVWEIIGQVKAVIQSYVVGLLLETACVAILNALGLLALGVEYAIMLSVIAAILNLIPYLGGIIATVLAVAIVFINNPEPSMLLGVVGVFLAVQFIDNNFLVPMIVGSKVKVNALVSIVGVLIGGALAGVSGMFLSIPAIALMKVIFDRVEGLEPWGILIGDDQPDDAKQPMLPRWMRIWERRKAENG; encoded by the coding sequence ATGCCAGCTTCTGACCGTCCGTTCTATCACCGGGCTTCTCACTCTTTAATTATCATTAGCCTCGTTACGCTGGGTATTTACATTGGACAGGAAATTATTGTGCCGCTGGCGTTAGGAGGCTTATTGGCCATCCTATTAAGACCCGTAGAAGCCTGGTTTATGCGAAGGGGTGTTCATAAAGTAATCGCTATTTGTTTAACCCTGGCATTGGCTGTCATCGTATTGTCGGGCGTCGCTGTTTTTATTTCCATCCAGATTTCTAACTTCTCGGACGATCTTCCCAAGCTGCAGGATAACATCAATGATTTTTACCGGACCGCCCGCCGCTGGGTTCGTCAGGAGTACAATGTCAGCTATACCAAGCAGGCTCAGTACATCAAGCAGGCTCAGCAAAAAACGCTCGAAAACCTGCAGGGTGGTACGGGAGCATTAGCCGCTATTTCGGGACCACTCGGTACGCTGGCTTTAATTCCCATTTACGTGTTTCTGCTGCTGTACTACCGGGCGATGTTACTTAAGTTTCTGGTGTCACTTTTCATGGAAGAGCACGCCGGGCGGGTCTGGGAAATTATTGGGCAGGTAAAGGCCGTCATTCAAAGTTACGTGGTCGGCCTGCTGCTTGAAACCGCTTGTGTAGCCATTCTTAATGCTTTAGGACTACTGGCTTTGGGGGTAGAATATGCCATTATGCTGAGCGTCATCGCTGCCATTTTAAACTTAATTCCTTACTTGGGAGGGATCATTGCAACGGTACTGGCCGTGGCTATTGTGTTTATTAATAATCCGGAGCCTTCGATGTTACTGGGCGTGGTAGGGGTATTTCTGGCCGTACAATTCATCGATAATAACTTCTTAGTACCGATGATTGTCGGTTCGAAAGTAAAGGTCAATGCTTTAGTGTCCATCGTGGGTGTACTCATCGGAGGAGCATTGGCTGGTGTATCGGGAATGTTTCTTTCCATTCCGGCCATTGCCCTGATGAAGGTAATCTTCGACCGAGTCGAAGGACTGGAACCCTGGGGCATACTCATCGGCGATGATCAGCCCGACGACGCCAAACAACCGATGTTGCCGCGATGGATGCGAATCTGGGAACGCAGAAAGGCCGAAAACGGTTGA
- a CDS encoding Rid family detoxifying hydrolase — protein sequence MNKQIIFTPNAPAPIGPYSQAVKIDGRLYVSGQIAADLAASQAGIQAEARQVMVSIGEILHAAGMNYHNIVKTTIFLKDMNDFAEVNAIYGEFFSGDYPARETVQVSRLPKDVSVEISVVALID from the coding sequence ATGAACAAGCAGATTATTTTCACTCCCAATGCACCCGCACCCATCGGACCCTATTCTCAAGCAGTAAAAATAGATGGTCGTTTGTATGTTTCCGGTCAGATTGCTGCCGATCTAGCCGCCAGCCAAGCCGGAATCCAGGCTGAAGCTCGCCAAGTTATGGTAAGCATTGGCGAAATTTTACATGCAGCGGGCATGAATTACCACAATATCGTTAAGACTACCATCTTCCTGAAAGATATGAACGATTTTGCGGAAGTAAACGCCATCTATGGCGAGTTCTTCTCAGGTGACTACCCGGCCCGTGAAACCGTTCAGGTTAGCCGCCTTCCTAAAGATGTTTCCGTAGAAATTTCGGTGGTCGCTCTCATTGATTAA
- the fbp gene encoding class 1 fructose-bisphosphatase — protein MTFLDETIALPVGVTLDRFIKRNQEAFPFATGELSQLLRDIALAAKIVNREINKAGLVDVTGAIGTSNIQGEAQQKLDMIAHIRFMRALRNGGEVAGIVSEEEENIVLTGNDEAKYVVAIDPLDGSSNIDVNVSIGTIFSIYRRLSAQGTKVNANDFLQGGEAQVAAGYVLYGSSTVLVYTTGHGVNGFTYESSLGEFFLSYPTIQIPEDGNLYSINDGNMPDFPEAILRYIDLCRNRRYSARYIGSLVGDFHRNLLKGGIYFYPPTRKTPQGKLRLLYECYPLAFIVEQAGGMATDGKQRLLEVEIKNLHQRSPLCIGSSTMVKEAEQVYVEQSSMIQ, from the coding sequence ATGACCTTTTTGGATGAAACCATTGCCCTGCCTGTCGGCGTAACCCTGGATCGATTTATCAAACGCAATCAGGAAGCTTTTCCTTTCGCTACTGGTGAGCTTTCGCAACTTTTACGGGACATAGCCCTAGCGGCGAAGATCGTGAATCGGGAAATTAATAAAGCGGGTCTGGTGGATGTGACTGGAGCCATCGGAACGTCCAATATCCAGGGAGAAGCCCAGCAAAAACTAGACATGATCGCTCATATACGGTTCATGCGGGCCCTGAGAAACGGCGGTGAAGTGGCCGGGATCGTGTCGGAAGAAGAAGAAAACATTGTCTTAACCGGAAACGACGAAGCTAAGTACGTAGTAGCGATTGACCCTTTGGACGGATCTTCCAATATTGATGTCAACGTTTCGATCGGTACCATTTTTTCCATTTATCGCCGTTTGAGTGCACAGGGTACTAAAGTAAACGCGAACGATTTTTTGCAAGGTGGCGAAGCTCAGGTCGCCGCCGGGTACGTACTCTACGGCTCGTCAACGGTGCTCGTCTACACAACGGGTCATGGTGTCAATGGCTTTACGTACGAGTCTTCACTGGGCGAATTTTTCCTTTCCTATCCCACCATCCAGATCCCGGAGGATGGCAATCTGTACTCGATTAACGATGGAAACATGCCTGATTTTCCGGAAGCTATCCTCCGTTATATTGACTTGTGCCGCAATCGCCGGTACTCAGCCCGGTATATCGGGTCACTCGTGGGAGATTTCCATCGGAATTTATTAAAAGGAGGCATTTATTTCTATCCACCGACCCGTAAAACGCCCCAAGGCAAATTGCGGTTGCTGTATGAATGCTACCCCTTAGCGTTTATTGTGGAGCAGGCAGGCGGTATGGCCACCGATGGAAAACAACGTTTATTAGAAGTAGAAATCAAGAACTTACACCAGCGAAGCCCGTTGTGCATTGGTTCCAGTACCATGGTGAAGGAAGCTGAGCAAGTATACGTTGAACAAAGTAGCATGATACAATAG